One Novipirellula galeiformis DNA window includes the following coding sequences:
- the hrpB gene encoding ATP-dependent helicase HrpB — protein sequence MSDSVSGDSVSRDAGALDLPVAECLDSILAAAAESIPVVLKAPPGAGKTTLVPLALLQRNIVNDGEILLIQPRRLAARSAAARLAHLDHSKLGSRIGYHVRFDRCTSPQSKLIAMTTGMLLRRLNDDPLLENVGCVILDEFHERSLEIDSALGMLHRIRTTLRPELKLIVMSATLATEPIVQFLGDAVSIQSEGRAYPVEVIHSPHLSKQHVDVQVIETLPEALRQTRGHVLIFLPGVGEIRRTRRMIESAQSEGIAIGSDYVLHELYGDMAAAAQDAVLAPSSKRKIILSTNVAETSVTIPGVTAVIDSGLARVMRFNPAVGLPVLRLEPISQAAAEQRAGRAGRTEAGVCFRLWPLAAHRSRRLHDSPEIERADFSTAALMLAGWGERDALDFPWITPPSEETVDQAKQLLVSLGAIDQRGALSPVGDRMLKLPLHPRIARFLVAADDLNIVPEAALVAALLSERNPFRSSGPSLSLLDQVEKLNGYLMGDSRVDVDRGAVKQIQRVASQIQRIMGQSKAALGNHIDSTAVRQCLLAAYPDRVARRRAADSDRGVMVGGRGVQLAGAARASDSASPCEFFVCVDVDDRGSEASVRVAAPIEFEWLDASMIRTVDEPFYDTARRAVIARRRQYFRDLLLKESPIECQPSPEVAAVLAEAVGGDVETLLRDHGESALALLRRVRFLHTWVPELEIPKLDDAAVQNVLHQLCQSCTSLAQLQRSPWLDHFRGLFDYPQQQQIDRQAPQRITVPSGNSIKIEYVEGKPPAMHVKLQELFGWTDTPRIAGGKVPLQLHLLGPNRRPQQITDDLNSFWKTTYSVVRKELRQRYPKHYWPEDPLSAKATHNGLKPRD from the coding sequence GTGAGCGATTCAGTTTCCGGCGACTCGGTTTCAAGAGATGCGGGCGCCCTCGACTTGCCGGTCGCGGAATGTTTGGATTCGATCCTTGCTGCTGCGGCCGAGTCGATTCCTGTGGTCTTAAAGGCGCCTCCGGGCGCTGGCAAGACGACGCTGGTTCCACTTGCTCTGCTGCAGCGGAATATCGTCAATGACGGCGAGATTCTTTTGATTCAGCCTCGCCGGTTGGCCGCGCGAAGTGCTGCGGCCCGACTGGCTCATCTGGACCACTCGAAGCTGGGCAGCCGGATCGGCTATCACGTTCGCTTTGATCGCTGCACTTCACCGCAATCCAAGCTGATCGCAATGACGACCGGCATGTTGTTGCGACGACTCAATGATGATCCGCTGCTTGAAAACGTGGGCTGCGTGATTTTGGATGAGTTCCATGAACGCAGTCTCGAAATCGATTCGGCGCTGGGGATGTTGCATCGCATTCGCACGACGCTGCGTCCTGAATTAAAACTAATCGTGATGTCGGCCACCTTGGCGACCGAACCGATCGTCCAGTTTCTCGGCGATGCCGTTTCGATTCAAAGCGAAGGTCGAGCTTATCCCGTCGAGGTCATCCATTCGCCTCATTTGTCAAAACAGCACGTCGATGTCCAGGTGATCGAGACGCTGCCCGAAGCCCTGCGGCAAACCCGCGGGCATGTGTTGATCTTTTTGCCGGGCGTGGGTGAAATCCGCCGCACCCGTCGGATGATCGAGTCCGCTCAAAGCGAAGGGATCGCGATTGGCTCGGACTACGTCCTTCATGAACTGTATGGCGACATGGCTGCGGCGGCCCAAGACGCGGTGTTGGCACCGTCGTCCAAGCGCAAGATCATCCTCTCGACCAATGTTGCCGAAACCTCCGTCACCATCCCGGGCGTGACGGCGGTGATCGATAGCGGATTGGCACGCGTGATGCGTTTCAATCCTGCGGTGGGGCTTCCCGTGCTGCGGTTAGAGCCGATTTCCCAGGCAGCGGCGGAACAGCGCGCGGGACGCGCGGGGCGAACCGAAGCGGGAGTCTGTTTTCGACTTTGGCCACTCGCCGCTCATCGATCTCGACGACTCCATGATTCGCCGGAGATCGAGAGGGCCGATTTTAGCACGGCCGCATTGATGTTGGCTGGATGGGGCGAACGCGATGCATTGGACTTTCCCTGGATCACGCCTCCGAGTGAGGAAACCGTGGATCAGGCCAAGCAACTCTTGGTCTCGCTAGGTGCCATCGATCAGCGTGGAGCCTTGTCCCCGGTGGGCGACCGGATGTTAAAACTTCCGCTGCATCCTCGCATCGCTCGATTTTTGGTTGCCGCGGATGACTTGAACATTGTCCCCGAAGCCGCACTGGTTGCCGCGCTGCTGAGCGAACGCAATCCATTTCGCTCGTCAGGTCCATCGCTGAGTCTATTGGATCAAGTCGAGAAATTGAATGGTTACCTGATGGGTGATTCGAGAGTCGATGTCGACCGGGGGGCTGTGAAACAGATCCAGCGGGTCGCCAGCCAAATTCAAAGGATCATGGGGCAATCCAAGGCAGCGTTAGGCAACCACATCGACAGCACGGCGGTGCGGCAATGTTTGCTCGCAGCCTATCCCGACCGGGTCGCACGACGGCGTGCCGCCGACAGCGATCGCGGGGTGATGGTAGGCGGTCGAGGCGTGCAACTCGCTGGAGCCGCCCGCGCGAGCGATTCCGCTTCGCCGTGCGAATTCTTTGTTTGCGTCGATGTGGATGATCGCGGTAGCGAGGCCAGCGTGAGGGTTGCGGCGCCGATTGAGTTCGAATGGTTGGACGCGTCGATGATCCGCACGGTCGATGAACCGTTCTATGACACCGCGCGACGCGCCGTCATCGCACGACGACGCCAATACTTTCGCGATTTGCTTCTCAAAGAATCTCCGATTGAGTGCCAACCGAGTCCGGAGGTGGCTGCGGTGCTAGCCGAAGCGGTGGGCGGTGACGTGGAAACGCTCTTGAGGGATCATGGTGAATCCGCGCTCGCGCTGCTCAGACGAGTTCGCTTTTTACATACGTGGGTACCTGAGCTGGAAATCCCCAAGCTGGACGACGCAGCGGTTCAAAACGTGCTGCACCAACTTTGCCAATCATGCACTTCGCTTGCGCAACTGCAGCGTTCCCCCTGGCTGGATCACTTCAGGGGCTTGTTCGACTATCCCCAGCAGCAACAAATCGACCGCCAAGCTCCCCAACGCATCACGGTCCCCAGCGGTAATTCGATCAAGATCGAGTACGTCGAGGGTAAACCGCCTGCGATGCACGTGAAGTTGCAAGAATTATTTGGCTGGACCGACACGCCTCGCATCGCGGGTGGAAAGGTTCCCTTGCAACTGCATCTTCTGGGGCCGAATCGTCGGCCGCAGCAAATCACCGATGACTTAAACAGCTTTTGGAAAACGACTTATTCCGTGGTGCGCAAAGAGTTGCGTCAGCGCTACCCCAAGCACTATTGGCCCGAAGATCCGCTGAGCGCCAAGGCCACGCACAATGGGCTCAAGCCGCGAGATTGA
- a CDS encoding DinB family protein has product MTQGFIVVPNIGPMIAASSRIGLANAQRMLKDVTPQQFARFAKCGDTVIESNHPAFVFGHLSLYSSEVIKALGGDASAYLPSDEFVKAFSKSAKCVDDPEGNIYPAMDEVLNAFNTGYEAALAALETADDAVLLEPNANEAMRDRLPTVGSLLNFYVGGHITLHVGQISAWRRAAGLGPA; this is encoded by the coding sequence ATGACACAAGGATTTATCGTCGTGCCAAATATCGGTCCCATGATCGCAGCGTCCAGCCGGATTGGACTTGCCAACGCCCAACGAATGCTCAAAGACGTCACTCCTCAGCAATTCGCTCGATTTGCCAAGTGTGGCGACACGGTGATTGAATCAAACCATCCCGCGTTTGTCTTCGGGCACTTGAGTCTGTATTCGTCCGAAGTGATCAAGGCGTTGGGGGGCGATGCATCGGCCTACCTGCCCAGCGATGAATTTGTCAAAGCGTTCTCCAAGTCAGCGAAGTGTGTTGACGATCCCGAGGGCAACATCTATCCCGCAATGGACGAAGTCTTGAACGCGTTTAATACCGGCTACGAAGCCGCGCTGGCAGCGCTGGAAACTGCGGACGACGCTGTCTTGTTAGAGCCGAATGCGAATGAGGCGATGCGAGATCGACTTCCCACGGTCGGTTCGTTGCTAAACTTCTACGTCGGGGGTCACATTACGCTCCACGTCGGCCAAATCAGTGCATGGCGAAGAGCAGCGGGCTTAGGGCCGGCGTAA